A section of the Salinigranum marinum genome encodes:
- a CDS encoding DMT family transporter produces the protein MGTRRRLALFVAASLLLGGTFVAAKAGLAYFPPLLFVALRFDIAAVALLAYVAATSSRAALRPTSVRDIVGILATGVFVIGLANAFLFVGQQHVSSGVAAIVFSLNPILTPVFAMVVLANDRLSTRGAVGMLVGLVGVGLVVQPDPANLLGGDALWKGVVFMGAVAGALGTVLIRWADSDLSSTVRTAWALPVSALLTHGASFVSGERIAAITWTPSAVVALGYVGIFAGAMAYIAYFGLLDEVGPIHGNLVFYAVPIVATLGGVALLGESISALTLVGFATIFVGFAILASESIAAEVAERYPVVVARMASKDLV, from the coding sequence ATGGGCACGCGCCGTCGGCTCGCGCTGTTCGTCGCGGCCAGTCTCCTGTTGGGAGGGACGTTCGTGGCGGCGAAGGCGGGGCTCGCGTACTTCCCGCCCCTGCTGTTCGTCGCGCTCCGGTTCGATATCGCGGCGGTCGCACTGCTCGCGTACGTCGCCGCGACGTCGTCCCGTGCGGCGCTTCGCCCGACGTCGGTCCGCGATATCGTCGGGATCCTCGCGACCGGCGTGTTCGTCATCGGGCTCGCCAACGCGTTCCTGTTCGTCGGGCAACAGCACGTCTCCAGTGGCGTCGCGGCGATCGTCTTCAGCCTCAACCCGATCCTGACGCCCGTGTTCGCGATGGTCGTGCTCGCGAACGACCGACTGTCGACCCGCGGTGCGGTCGGGATGCTCGTCGGGCTGGTCGGGGTCGGCCTCGTCGTCCAGCCCGATCCGGCGAACCTCCTCGGCGGGGACGCCCTGTGGAAGGGCGTCGTGTTCATGGGTGCGGTGGCCGGCGCGCTGGGGACCGTCCTCATTCGGTGGGCCGACTCGGACCTCTCGAGCACCGTCCGGACGGCGTGGGCGCTCCCGGTGAGCGCGCTACTCACGCACGGCGCGAGTTTCGTCTCGGGCGAACGGATCGCCGCGATCACGTGGACCCCGAGCGCGGTCGTCGCGCTGGGATACGTCGGGATCTTCGCGGGCGCGATGGCGTACATCGCCTACTTCGGCCTCCTCGACGAGGTCGGCCCGATCCACGGGAACCTCGTGTTCTACGCCGTGCCGATCGTCGCGACCCTCGGCGGGGTGGCCCTCTTGGGCGAGTCGATCTCGGCGCTCACGCTCGTCGGCTTCGCGACGATCTTCGTGGGGTTCGCCATCCTCGCCAGCGAATCGATCGCCGCCGAGGTGGCGGAGCGGTACCCCGTCGTCGTCGCGCGGATGGCCTCGAAAGACCTCGTCTGA
- a CDS encoding histidine kinase N-terminal 7TM domain-containing protein, whose amino-acid sequence MTGGQWAYSPHVVPFLVSALVSTVLAVYIARHPRTDLTDRTALTLTVLLVLAAEWSVAYLFRLISVGQQAKLTWVLVEYAGSGFLPVGWFLLAVEYAGYGSRLTPRRVVLLTIEPFLAFLLVATNPTHQLMWTDVQLAMVGSITVLDRAFGPWFYLHIAYSYTLIVVGSVLFVKAFVGSERPYRGQIAALTGAVVAPFAGNVGFVFDLGFFSRIEFTSAGFTVACAFLAFAIVRYRLLDLTPISHAVTVGNIRDAYVVVNREHRVVYVNPAAGELFDVDPGSIGGSVEATLPIPTELFVEWESEPIRREVVIEREGEKRYLDGVVTPIVGSRMRGWSVIFRDVTERRKRERELRRQNERLDEFASVVAHDLRNPMNVAQGRVALAREGSENEHLEIAAESLRRIETIIDDTLTLARQGKSVGELESVGLQPVVEQCWGIVSTADAELTVEGTLTVRADPGRLRHIVENLLRNAVEHGGDDVTVRVGPLADGFYVEDDGPGVPDEIRGAVFEPGYTDSRGGVGLGLTIVKRIAEAHGWSVTLTEGRKRGARFEFTGVDVASSGPREPAGDGGHESRTE is encoded by the coding sequence ATGACCGGCGGACAGTGGGCGTACTCCCCGCACGTCGTCCCGTTTCTCGTCTCCGCGCTCGTCTCGACGGTTCTGGCCGTCTACATCGCTCGGCATCCACGGACGGATCTGACGGACCGGACCGCGCTGACGCTGACCGTGCTGTTGGTGCTGGCGGCGGAGTGGTCGGTGGCCTACCTGTTCCGGTTGATCAGCGTGGGGCAACAGGCCAAGCTGACCTGGGTGCTGGTCGAGTACGCTGGCTCTGGCTTTTTGCCCGTCGGCTGGTTCTTGCTGGCCGTCGAGTACGCCGGTTACGGCTCGCGTCTCACGCCGCGCCGAGTAGTCTTACTCACGATCGAGCCCTTCCTGGCGTTCCTCTTGGTCGCGACGAACCCCACTCATCAGCTGATGTGGACGGACGTCCAGCTCGCTATGGTAGGCTCGATCACGGTTCTCGACCGGGCGTTCGGTCCGTGGTTTTACCTCCACATCGCGTACTCGTACACGCTGATCGTCGTCGGGAGCGTCCTCTTCGTCAAGGCGTTCGTCGGGTCGGAGCGCCCGTACCGAGGGCAGATCGCTGCGCTGACCGGAGCGGTAGTCGCGCCGTTCGCCGGAAACGTCGGGTTCGTCTTCGATCTCGGCTTCTTCTCCCGGATCGAGTTCACCTCGGCGGGGTTCACCGTCGCGTGCGCGTTCCTCGCGTTTGCGATCGTTCGCTACCGCCTGCTCGATCTGACACCGATCAGTCACGCGGTCACCGTCGGGAACATCCGAGACGCGTACGTCGTGGTGAACCGGGAGCATCGGGTCGTCTACGTCAATCCCGCCGCCGGCGAACTGTTCGACGTCGATCCCGGCTCGATCGGGGGCTCCGTGGAGGCGACCCTTCCGATACCGACCGAACTGTTCGTCGAGTGGGAGTCGGAGCCGATCCGCCGTGAAGTCGTGATCGAACGCGAGGGAGAAAAGCGCTACCTCGACGGGGTCGTGACGCCGATCGTCGGCTCACGGATGCGCGGGTGGTCGGTGATCTTCCGGGACGTCACGGAACGCCGCAAGCGCGAGCGCGAGCTCCGGCGACAGAACGAACGACTGGACGAGTTCGCGAGCGTCGTGGCCCACGACCTGCGGAACCCGATGAACGTCGCTCAGGGACGGGTGGCGCTCGCTCGGGAGGGGTCGGAGAACGAACACCTGGAGATCGCCGCCGAATCCCTGCGACGCATCGAAACCATCATCGACGATACCCTGACGTTGGCCCGGCAGGGGAAGTCGGTCGGCGAACTGGAGTCGGTCGGCCTCCAGCCGGTGGTCGAACAGTGCTGGGGGATCGTCTCCACGGCCGACGCCGAACTCACGGTCGAAGGGACTCTCACGGTCCGGGCGGACCCCGGACGGCTTCGACACATCGTGGAGAACCTGCTCCGGAACGCGGTCGAACACGGTGGTGACGACGTGACCGTGCGCGTCGGCCCGCTCGCCGACGGCTTCTACGTCGAGGACGACGGCCCGGGCGTGCCGGACGAGATCCGTGGGGCGGTCTTCGAGCCGGGGTACACCGACAGCCGGGGTGGAGTCGGTCTCGGGCTGACGATCGTCAAACGGATCGCCGAAGCACACGGGTGGAGTGTCACGCTCACGGAGGGTCGCAAGCGCGGTGCCCGGTTCGAGTTTACCGGCGTCGACGTGGCCTCCTCGGGGCCGCGTGAGCCGGCTGGGGACGGGGGCCACGAGTCCCGGACGGAGTGA
- a CDS encoding DUF4350 domain-containing protein produces MTAGTLGVALAKRLAVAALAVALVVAASFAFAAPDATAGPTDRAPLATPEYDAERLAATPAPAEGEIDVAASAGTRSGVVVIDRSHSNRIGRADLAPLVEAVTSVGYSVRFHDGSRTLDQALSNANAFVVVDPAEEFERNEVATVRTFTREGGHLLLVGEPTRVQPSGTLLATSFSAEESALTALAARYDASLGTEYLYNSETNGGNYRHVVAEPTSESGLDLDSVTMFTAASVHARGGTVLLRATPNTQESGTDGTAAHPVAVHRERANVVILGDSSFLRTERVAVGDNERFAAFLVEFLVSGERTGAAAVEEAARDDDQPA; encoded by the coding sequence ATGACGGCCGGAACACTCGGCGTGGCGCTCGCGAAACGGCTCGCCGTCGCCGCGCTCGCCGTCGCTCTGGTCGTTGCGGCGTCGTTCGCGTTCGCGGCCCCCGACGCCACCGCCGGCCCGACGGATCGAGCACCGCTCGCGACGCCGGAGTACGATGCCGAACGCCTGGCGGCCACGCCGGCTCCCGCCGAGGGAGAGATCGACGTGGCCGCGAGCGCCGGCACCCGCAGCGGGGTCGTCGTCATCGACCGGAGCCACTCGAACCGGATCGGCCGGGCCGACCTCGCCCCGCTCGTCGAGGCGGTGACGTCGGTCGGCTACAGCGTCCGGTTCCACGACGGCAGCCGGACGCTCGACCAGGCGCTGTCGAACGCGAACGCCTTCGTCGTCGTCGACCCGGCGGAGGAGTTCGAGCGCAACGAGGTGGCCACCGTCAGGACGTTCACCCGCGAAGGGGGCCACCTGCTACTCGTCGGCGAACCCACCCGCGTGCAGCCGTCGGGCACGCTCCTCGCCACCTCGTTTAGCGCCGAAGAGAGCGCGCTCACCGCGCTCGCCGCGCGGTACGACGCGAGTCTCGGGACCGAGTACCTCTACAACTCCGAGACGAACGGCGGCAACTACAGACACGTCGTCGCGGAGCCGACATCGGAGTCGGGACTCGACCTCGACAGCGTCACGATGTTCACCGCGGCGTCGGTCCACGCCCGCGGCGGGACGGTGCTCCTGCGAGCGACCCCGAACACGCAGGAGTCCGGCACCGACGGGACGGCCGCTCACCCCGTCGCCGTCCACAGAGAACGGGCGAACGTGGTCATCCTGGGCGACAGTTCGTTCCTCCGGACCGAGCGCGTCGCCGTCGGGGACAACGAACGGTTCGCCGCGTTCCTCGTGGAGTTCCTCGTCAGCGGCGAGCGAACCGGTGCCGCGGCCGTCGAGGAGGCCGCACGCGACGACGACCAGCCCGCTTGA
- a CDS encoding orc1/cdc6 family replication initiation protein: MGMFQRDHQVFADAEPLDDSYEPEDIRERDEELEKYKRALQPIIDNRPTSNIFLYGKTGTGKTVATKFMLSHLEADAIEYDDVDLSTAWVGCENLSSSYQVAVALVNELRQQRDKDRISTTGYSQQRVFDILYEELDALGGTVVIVLDEIDNIGHSDDILYGLPRARSNGYVENVRPVIVGISNDFQFRDSLSPKVKDTLAEKEILFPPYDANQLRSILEPRAKKAFHEGVLKKDVVPLCAAFSAQDTGSARQAIRLLREAGELAQAAGSDTVTEVHVRDAQDEIEKNQLHEGMQELTTQGHAVLCALSYYQAKDEVPVRSRDLYDRYHKICERLDADSVSERRVRDHLSDLNMLGLINVYERNEGLSAGRYHEYELDVPLNAVLEVLLSTSRFADVANIIQSTANDNNRF; this comes from the coding sequence ATGGGCATGTTCCAGCGGGACCACCAGGTGTTCGCTGACGCCGAACCCCTCGACGACTCTTACGAACCCGAGGACATCCGCGAACGTGACGAAGAACTCGAGAAATACAAGCGTGCCCTCCAGCCGATCATCGATAACCGCCCCACATCCAATATATTCCTCTACGGAAAGACGGGAACGGGTAAGACAGTCGCGACGAAGTTCATGCTCTCTCATCTCGAGGCCGATGCCATCGAGTATGATGACGTCGATCTCTCGACCGCCTGGGTCGGTTGTGAGAACCTCTCCTCGTCGTACCAGGTTGCTGTTGCTCTCGTGAACGAACTCCGTCAGCAACGTGATAAAGACCGAATCAGCACGACCGGATACTCTCAGCAGCGTGTGTTCGACATCCTTTACGAGGAACTCGATGCGTTGGGCGGCACAGTAGTAATTGTACTCGACGAGATCGACAATATCGGCCACTCCGACGACATCCTGTACGGCCTCCCTCGAGCACGGTCGAACGGCTACGTTGAGAACGTCAGACCGGTGATCGTGGGTATCAGCAACGACTTCCAGTTCAGAGATAGCCTCTCACCGAAAGTCAAAGACACGCTTGCTGAGAAGGAGATTCTGTTCCCACCATACGATGCGAACCAGCTTCGATCGATCTTGGAACCCCGTGCGAAAAAAGCGTTTCACGAGGGGGTGCTTAAGAAGGATGTCGTGCCGCTGTGCGCCGCATTTTCCGCACAGGATACGGGATCGGCCCGGCAAGCAATCCGTCTCCTCCGAGAGGCAGGTGAACTCGCACAAGCAGCGGGTTCAGATACCGTAACTGAGGTTCACGTTCGGGATGCACAGGACGAAATCGAAAAGAACCAGCTCCACGAGGGAATGCAGGAACTGACGACACAGGGACACGCTGTCCTCTGTGCGCTCTCGTATTACCAAGCCAAGGACGAAGTTCCCGTCCGATCTCGCGATCTCTACGACCGATATCACAAAATCTGTGAGCGGCTTGATGCCGATAGTGTGAGTGAACGTCGTGTTCGGGACCACCTTTCGGATCTCAATATGCTCGGGCTCATCAACGTGTACGAACGGAACGAGGGCCTTTCAGCCGGCAGATATCACGAATACGAACTCGATGTTCCGCTGAACGCTGTCCTCGAAGTTCTCCTCTCGACGTCAAGATTTGCGGACGTCGCGAACATTATCCAGTCCACTGCCAATGATAACAACCGGTTTTGA
- a CDS encoding orc1/cdc6 family replication initiation protein has translation MAPRFQPDDTLYKRRNTLKVEYVPEDIVGRDNEIEEYEAALQPIINGEYPDNVFIYGKTGVGKTAVTNFLLNELLESAEHFEVDLSVISLNCDGLSTSYQAAISLINKLREPEHHIAETGHPQSKVYRLLWDELNGLSGTVLIVLDEIDHITDDTFLYQITRADNNGYIDNIQLGLIGISNDSTFREQLDAKVQSSLCETEISFPPYGTEELQKVLEQRAEIAFHRNALEDGVIPLCAALGRQDGGDARRAITLLRKAGDLARTENAETVTTDHVERAQEKLEAQQSMDIMRDLTEHEQLTLYALTTLAAENATPARSRVVYQRYKQLCEFQGRDPRTARRMRSFLSDFEILNLTLSHMEHRGQDGGTYREHELNRDIPTVVDALQTTISEFGAHGSIVEYLPDSGEEFATI, from the coding sequence ATGGCCCCTCGGTTCCAGCCGGACGATACGCTGTACAAACGACGGAACACGCTCAAGGTCGAGTACGTTCCGGAGGACATCGTCGGTCGGGACAACGAGATCGAGGAGTACGAGGCGGCGCTCCAACCGATCATCAACGGGGAGTATCCGGACAACGTCTTCATCTACGGCAAAACCGGCGTCGGCAAGACCGCCGTCACGAACTTCCTGCTCAACGAACTGCTCGAATCCGCCGAGCACTTCGAGGTCGACCTCTCCGTCATCTCGCTCAACTGCGACGGGCTCAGCACGAGCTACCAGGCTGCGATCAGCCTGATCAACAAACTCCGAGAGCCCGAACACCACATCGCCGAGACCGGACACCCCCAGTCGAAAGTCTACCGCCTGCTGTGGGACGAACTCAACGGCCTCTCGGGGACCGTCCTCATCGTCCTCGACGAGATCGACCACATCACCGACGATACGTTCCTCTATCAGATCACGCGCGCCGACAACAACGGCTACATCGACAACATCCAGCTGGGGCTGATCGGCATCAGCAACGACTCGACGTTCCGCGAGCAACTCGACGCGAAGGTCCAGTCGTCGCTGTGCGAGACAGAGATCTCGTTCCCGCCGTACGGGACCGAGGAGCTCCAGAAGGTGCTCGAACAGCGCGCCGAGATCGCCTTCCACCGGAACGCGCTCGAGGACGGCGTGATCCCGCTGTGTGCGGCCCTCGGTCGACAGGACGGCGGCGACGCCCGCCGGGCCATCACGCTGTTGCGGAAGGCCGGCGACCTCGCCCGCACCGAGAACGCCGAGACCGTCACGACCGACCACGTCGAGCGCGCACAAGAGAAACTCGAAGCCCAACAGAGCATGGACATCATGCGCGACCTCACCGAACACGAGCAACTCACGCTGTACGCGCTGACGACGCTCGCCGCCGAGAACGCCACGCCGGCGCGGTCGCGCGTCGTCTACCAGCGCTACAAACAGCTCTGTGAGTTCCAGGGCCGCGACCCACGTACGGCCCGTCGGATGCGTAGTTTCCTCTCCGACTTCGAGATCCTCAACCTGACGCTCTCACACATGGAACACCGCGGCCAGGACGGCGGTACGTACCGCGAACACGAACTCAACCGCGACATCCCGACCGTCGTCGACGCCCTCCAGACGACGATCAGCGAGTTCGGCGCGCACGGGAGCATCGTCGAATACCTCCCCGACTCCGGCGAGGAGTTCGCCACGATATGA
- a CDS encoding metallophosphoesterase family protein, giving the protein MTRVVVAGDVHLGSSNANADAFNGFLDWIYRTRDDVAELVLLGDVWDLVRRDPFGCAWETHDTIMRLKRLGEHLPVRIVLGNHDTYLRTLDASLYDVNFSDHHVVHQRDHSIRFCHGHAFDGFQFDRLSKRLSGPGDRGEIDPTNGLKDPVVAMARASVRAGTNRVRSLYTAVTRGARFEPVRYPRRERRAHAYLDTVPEDKLVYGHTHAPYVHQDNLAANPGSWKSTAPVHNTYLVIEAGHIELYRYRRDGDDEPIE; this is encoded by the coding sequence GTGACGAGGGTCGTCGTCGCGGGGGACGTTCACCTCGGTTCGTCGAACGCGAACGCCGACGCGTTCAACGGCTTCCTCGACTGGATCTACCGCACCCGCGACGACGTGGCGGAGCTCGTCCTCCTCGGAGACGTCTGGGATCTGGTCCGTCGTGACCCGTTCGGCTGTGCCTGGGAGACGCACGACACGATCATGCGGCTCAAGCGGCTGGGCGAGCACCTGCCCGTCCGGATCGTTCTGGGCAACCACGACACGTATCTCCGCACGCTCGACGCCTCGCTGTACGACGTCAACTTCTCCGACCACCACGTCGTCCACCAGCGCGACCACAGCATCCGGTTCTGTCACGGACACGCGTTCGACGGCTTCCAGTTCGACCGCCTCTCGAAGCGCCTCTCGGGCCCCGGCGACCGCGGAGAGATCGACCCGACGAACGGACTGAAAGACCCCGTCGTCGCGATGGCCCGCGCGTCCGTCCGAGCCGGGACGAACCGCGTCCGCTCGCTGTACACCGCCGTTACGCGCGGTGCGCGGTTCGAGCCCGTGCGGTATCCACGGCGCGAACGCCGTGCCCACGCGTACCTCGACACCGTCCCCGAGGACAAACTGGTCTACGGCCACACCCACGCCCCCTACGTCCACCAGGACAACCTCGCAGCCAACCCCGGTTCGTGGAAGTCGACGGCCCCGGTCCACAACACGTACCTCGTCATCGAGGCGGGACACATCGAACTGTACCGCTACCGACGCGACGGAGACGACGAACCCATCGAGTAG
- a CDS encoding phospholipase D family protein: MVDQALFDNRLTGSLVAEAVVRLFEADGTIYLTSGYFTWSGFLTIRDALTEFLARSTDNEVYVVVATGADQFSRLVAHALWELDIDGRVHLLTYRDGFIHPKLYLRDGDDPALVMGSANLTWDGLGKNLELAWYYAPDARDDPIFQTHLAWVGPFIAECDPVTPTDLKRSVRLRRTTDVWLSKGRINVPSMIKGALPIRSRKTPQSPFSAPHEGDRDTGHGVPSHPRRDDP; encoded by the coding sequence ATGGTCGACCAAGCGCTCTTCGACAACCGTCTCACCGGATCGCTCGTGGCGGAGGCGGTCGTCCGGCTGTTCGAGGCCGACGGGACGATCTACCTGACCTCCGGATACTTCACGTGGTCGGGCTTTCTCACGATCCGCGACGCGCTCACGGAGTTCCTCGCGCGGTCGACCGACAACGAGGTGTACGTCGTCGTCGCGACCGGTGCCGACCAGTTCTCGCGGCTCGTCGCGCACGCGCTCTGGGAACTCGACATCGATGGCCGGGTCCACCTCCTGACCTACCGGGACGGGTTCATCCACCCCAAACTCTACCTCAGAGACGGTGACGATCCGGCCCTCGTCATGGGGTCGGCCAACCTCACGTGGGACGGACTCGGCAAGAACCTCGAACTCGCCTGGTACTACGCGCCGGACGCCCGGGACGACCCGATCTTTCAGACCCATCTCGCGTGGGTGGGCCCGTTCATCGCCGAGTGCGACCCAGTCACCCCGACCGATCTCAAACGGAGCGTCCGGCTGCGCCGAACGACAGACGTCTGGCTCTCGAAAGGCCGGATCAACGTTCCGTCGATGATCAAGGGCGCACTGCCCATCCGGAGCCGAAAGACGCCGCAGTCACCCTTTTCGGCCCCCCACGAGGGAGACCGGGACACCGGCCACGGCGTTCCGTCTCACCCCCGACGCGACGATCCGTGA
- a CDS encoding DUF7344 domain-containing protein, protein MTTHIDDAFDLLTHRYRRRILRLLAARETPLTLSELVDGLVTDTPGPPRRARDAVALDLYHSHLPKLVAAGWVDCDCGGRILDCRVSLARPPEVDAAVLAAMDELEAICAAVRAGSI, encoded by the coding sequence ATGACGACTCACATCGACGACGCGTTCGACCTCCTCACACACCGGTACCGACGACGGATCCTCCGTCTGCTCGCCGCCCGCGAGACGCCGCTCACGCTGTCGGAACTGGTCGACGGATTGGTGACGGACACACCCGGACCACCCCGCCGCGCTCGCGATGCGGTCGCGCTCGACCTGTACCACTCCCACCTACCGAAACTGGTCGCCGCGGGCTGGGTCGACTGCGACTGCGGCGGACGAATCCTCGACTGCCGGGTGTCGCTCGCCCGCCCGCCCGAGGTCGACGCGGCCGTGCTGGCCGCGATGGACGAACTCGAAGCGATCTGTGCCGCCGTCCGCGCCGGCTCGATCTGA
- a CDS encoding DUF7344 domain-containing protein: MGLEQNRQRAERGREWLDGLSSVLADRRRRFVLFELSEHDEGLSVSALVDRTVEWERLSASDDVDRTSVSESLRRDHIPKLVAADIVALDADGHRVRLRQHGSRAEVVRRVAVSLARR; encoded by the coding sequence ATGGGTCTGGAGCAGAACCGTCAGCGAGCGGAACGGGGGAGAGAGTGGCTCGACGGGCTCTCGTCCGTGTTGGCCGACCGTCGTCGCCGGTTCGTTCTGTTCGAACTCAGTGAACACGACGAGGGACTGTCGGTCTCGGCACTGGTCGACCGAACCGTCGAGTGGGAGCGACTCTCCGCGTCCGACGACGTCGACCGCACAAGCGTCTCGGAGAGCCTCCGGCGGGATCACATCCCGAAACTTGTCGCCGCGGACATCGTCGCGCTCGACGCCGACGGCCACCGGGTGCGGCTTCGCCAACACGGGAGTCGAGCCGAGGTGGTCCGCCGCGTCGCCGTCTCCCTCGCGAGACGCTGA
- a CDS encoding tubulin/FtsZ family protein, whose amino-acid sequence MKLAMIGFGQAGGKIVDAFIDYDQRHGSKIVSTAIAVNTARADLLGLEHIDPDNRVLVGQSRVKGHGVGADNELGAEVVEEDIDEIQRAVDAVPVHEVDAFLIIAGLGGGTGSGGGPVLANHLKRIYTEPVYGLGVLPSGDEGGIYTLNAARSFQTFVREVDNLLIFDNDAWRNSGESVRDGYADINQEIVRRFGVLFSAGEVGADDQVAESVVDSSEIINTLATGGVSTVGFASETVEPVGRSGGLLSRFTKGTDPEDELDSAHTTNRITSLVRKAALGRLTLPCEIDSTERALVVLAGSPEHLNRKGIERVRKWIEEQTGSMEVRGGDYPVSGSEFVAGVVLFSGISDVPRVKELQQIAVEAQDNIDEITRESEQNLDSLVNDDEDEIESLF is encoded by the coding sequence ATGAAACTAGCAATGATCGGTTTCGGACAGGCGGGAGGGAAGATCGTTGACGCGTTTATCGACTACGACCAACGACACGGTTCGAAGATCGTCTCCACGGCGATCGCGGTCAACACGGCCCGTGCGGACCTCCTCGGACTGGAGCACATCGACCCGGACAACCGCGTCCTGGTCGGGCAGTCACGCGTCAAAGGCCACGGCGTCGGCGCGGACAACGAACTCGGGGCCGAGGTCGTCGAGGAGGACATCGACGAGATCCAGCGGGCCGTCGACGCCGTCCCCGTCCACGAGGTCGACGCGTTCCTTATCATCGCCGGGCTCGGCGGCGGGACCGGCAGCGGGGGCGGGCCCGTCCTCGCCAACCACCTCAAGCGGATCTACACCGAGCCGGTTTATGGATTAGGAGTCCTCCCGAGCGGCGACGAGGGGGGGATCTACACGCTCAACGCCGCGCGGTCGTTCCAGACCTTCGTCCGAGAGGTGGACAACCTCCTCATCTTCGACAACGACGCCTGGCGTAACTCCGGCGAGTCCGTCCGGGACGGCTACGCCGACATCAACCAGGAGATCGTCAGGCGTTTCGGCGTCCTCTTCTCCGCGGGCGAAGTCGGTGCCGACGACCAGGTCGCCGAGTCGGTCGTCGACTCCTCGGAGATCATCAACACGCTCGCGACGGGCGGCGTCTCGACGGTCGGGTTCGCCTCCGAAACGGTCGAACCGGTCGGGAGATCGGGCGGGTTGCTCTCGCGGTTCACCAAGGGGACCGACCCCGAAGACGAACTGGACAGCGCCCACACCACGAACCGAATCACGTCGCTCGTGCGGAAGGCCGCCCTCGGTCGCCTCACCCTCCCCTGTGAGATCGACAGCACAGAGCGTGCGCTGGTCGTGCTCGCGGGCTCGCCGGAGCACCTCAACCGGAAGGGGATCGAGCGCGTCCGGAAGTGGATCGAAGAACAGACCGGATCGATGGAAGTCCGCGGCGGCGACTACCCCGTCTCGGGGAGCGAGTTCGTCGCGGGCGTCGTCCTCTTCTCGGGTATCTCGGACGTACCCCGGGTCAAGGAACTCCAGCAGATCGCGGTCGAGGCCCAGGACAACATCGACGAGATCACCCGCGAGAGCGAGCAAAACCTCGACAGTCTGGTCAACGATGACGAAGACGAGATCGAATCGCTGTTCTGA